The genomic stretch CGGCCACGAGCAAGATTGCGTTTCTCTCCGGGTCGAAGGCGAAGGCTGCTCGCCATTCGCCATCGGCCGCCTCGAACCGCAACTCCTTCATATTGGCGTGTCTGGACCCCTTGAGCGTGTCGGCGTGGGGCCGGCCAAGCTGTGGGCCGAAATCGGCAAGCAGCTTGGCGGCGGCAAATAGTGCGACACGGACGTCACGCTCTATGGTCAGAACCTCATCCTCGAAGGCGGAATGCAATCTGACTTCCCAAGTCATATAGCCTCCAAGCTATGCGAGGTCAATGGAGAGCTGGGCCGCATCAGTTGCCGCCTTCAGCTACGCCCGCCTGGCGCAGCAGGTCGCCAAGACTGGCCCCGCCGATGCGGCAGCGTGCAACAACGCGATCGAAGGAGCGGACCCGGCCGCCGCGACCGCGTTCGGATATGCATACGATCTCACGTTGGAGAGCCAGGCGTTCGAGTACCGCTTTGGCCGCGGGACCATGAGGCGCGTTCAACTCCGGGGCATTGAAATCAGCGAGGCGAACCTCGATCCACGCATTTGGATCGGCGGTCTGGCCAACACACAGGCCGTCGCCGTCGCCGACATAGCGCACGGTCCCGGCGAAGGTGGCACCTGGTCGGGACGGAAGCCTGCCTTCACATGGGTCTGCGTGGGTCGGCACCGCCGTGCCGATGGCCATCGCAGCGCCAGCAATCAACATAGCCCGCACGCTCAGGCCGCCTTTTTCAGCGCGCCGCTGCTTTTCTTTTTAGTCAGCAATACCCGGGCGAATTTGTCCCATTTTGCCATGGCTGCGCGCTTCTCCGGCATGTAGTTCCACCGATCGTAGCTCTTGGAGCTAACATCTTGCAGCGTGTGGTTTTGCAGGCGGTCCCGGATCTCCTTAGACAGGCCAGCTTTGCCAGCCAGCGTCTTCCATGTCCGCCGCAGATCGCGATTGGTCACGAAAGGGATGACCTCGCGGTCCCGCTGGCGCCACATGAACGAATAGAGCGTGCCGTGGCTGACTGGCTTAGACGGGTCGGTTGCCGAGGGGAAGAACCAGCCATGAGCGTTGGGTGTGATTGACTCGATGAGCTCCGCGGCGATTGTCGGCACTGGGATCGCGTGGGGCTTCCCGTTTTTAGTCTTCGACCAGTCGATGACGCGTTCTTTCGCGTCCCACTGATCGACGTGCAGTCGGGCGATCTCTTCCACGCGCTGCCCCGTCAACATCAGAATCCTGACCGCGCGGGTATATGGCGGATGCACCGGAGTGTCCGGGCATTCGAGCCAGCGATAGAGACGGAGGAATTCATCTTCGTCCAACCAGCGCGTTCCGACTTTCTTAGGTTCCGTCGGTATGCCTGCAGCAGGATTATAAACCAGGCGGAAGCGGCGCGCTGAGTTTGAGCGGTAATCGTGCTCTGATTTTAGGCCCCAGCTAAAAGCGGATCGAATATAGCTTCGGACATGGTCCGCCATCGAGCGCTTGCCGCGCTCATAGATGGGGCGGATGATGGCGGTGATCTCATCCGGTTCGATGTCACGGGCAGGGCGGTTACGCCCCAGCGTATCCGCGATCTTGTTGAGGCCCTTTTCCGCCTCTTTCCAGGACGATTTTTCCGCATCCCTGAGGTAAGCGACGTAGGCCTCGAAGAGATCGGCGACGGTTCCAGGCCGCGTATCGCCGGCGATCTTGATGCTGCGGCCCTTCTGGATCATGTCTGCGAAATCGCGGTTGAACATCTCCCGCGCCTTGCTGAGTGGCATCGAAGGATATGATCCGAGCTTCTTCTTGATGCGCTTCTGATCCCGCCACTGCTGAGCCATCCAGTCCGCGGTCACCCGGGTCGGCATGGGCTTCATCACGAGCACGAGGCGTCCCGTTCCGTGGCCTTCGCCGTCGACGAGGCTGACCTGTTTTCCGGTCTGTTCCACTTCCTTCAGGGCGCGGCGTATTTCTCCATCGGTAAGGCTTGGCACTGGGGTTCTCCATCGGCTTCCAAGTGGGGTCGCTCGACGGATTTGTGGGGTCGGCGACTGGGGTCAAAAAGGGCTTCGATCCCCCTAAAACCGACCCCAATATGCCATGATATCCGACTCTACGACAACCCCAAAAAACCTTGTGAATCAGCGGTATCGTGCGTGATCAAGCGTGATCAAAAGTGGTGAGTGGGATGGTTGTGCACCAGGATGATCGCGGTGGCGGAGAGTTCGAGCCCGCGCTTGACGATTTCGCGGGGATAGACCGGCGTATGGTCCACCGTGCCGACCTGCTGCAATTCGTCGGCGATCAGCTGGTTGCGCTTGTCGAGAAACAGCATGCGAAACTGCTCCCTGTCGGCGAAGGCCATGGTGGTGCGGCAGTAGTCGATCACCGCGGCCCATGACGACAACAGGGTGCGGCTCTTGAGCTGTCCCTTCGCCACCCGCCCGGCGGCCGCCGCGATCAGCTTCAGCTCGGTAATCGCCGCCTCGCCAAGCCCCGCAACTTCGCGCAGCCGGGTCTCGGAGGCGTGCACCACCTCGGCGAAGGAGCCGAACTTGCCGATCAGGGTCTTGGCCAGCGGCTTGACGTCGCGCCGCGGCAGCGCGCGGAACAGCACCATCTCCAGCAGCTCGTAGTCGCTGAGCGCGTCGGCGCCGGCCTCGCGAAATCGCTCCCGCAGCCGTTCACGATGGCCATGATAATGCGGGGCGTCGGCGAAACCGGCCAGGCCGGCGGGCTCATCAGTCTTTGCGGGCATCGCGGCGACACCGTTGAGAGAGACCCCAACCATGCCGCGCCCACCGTCATTTGCAACCGGGATTTATCGAAGTTTTGATGATGGCCGCTCAACGCCGGGCACTGCGATGCCCCACCATTAGCTCGTCATTCCGGGGCGCGAGGGCGCAAGCCCGAGTGAACCCGGAATCTTGCAAACCATGCCGCCGTCCGTTTCATGCCGCTCTGACGTTTTACAATGGCGCGAGATTCCGGGTTCACTCGCAGCTGACGCTGCGCGCGCCCCGGAATGACGCGACGCTGGATTTGTCGAGGCGCGATTGATCCGAGGGCTTCGCCGGCGTCGCAGGCCTCGGTGAACGCACTCAATCCGCGGTCGGCAGCCGGCGCATGGTGAATTCGATTTCGTCGCCGGGCAATTCCCGCCAGTTCTCGACGCCGCTCATATAGGCGGCCTTGGGGTAGCTGTGCAGGAAATCCCGGGCCTTGGCGCGGGCCGCGGCGCGCGGCAGCCGAAAGGTCTCGCGCAGAAAGCCGTCGGCCGGCTGGCGTGGCGTCTTGCGGTCCGCCATCCGGTCCGCCAGATCGCGTGGGCGATTAACCATTGTGGATACTCCGATACGCTGACAACGGTAATATACAATTGTCCGGGAACGAATCCCCCGGCTTCGGCTTGAGTTCCAGTTCCCTGCTTCGCGTTCTGTTGAGTCCAGTCCTGGAGTAATTTCATGGCCCCCCGCGCCAATTGGAAGGGCTTTTTGCGCCTTTCGCTCGTCACTTGCCCGGTGGCGCTGTATCCGGCCACCTCGGATTCGGAAAAAATCAGTTTCAACCAGATCAACCGCAACACCGGCCACAGGATCAAATACCTCAAGGTCGATGCCGAGACCGGTGAGGAGGTCGAGGCCGATGATATCATCAAGGGCTACAAGGTCGATACCGATACTTATATCGAAGTATCGGCTGACGAACTGGATAGCATCGCACTGGAATCCACCCATACGATCGATATCGACCAGTTCGTACCGCGGTCGGAAATCGACGACCTCTATCTGATCAGGCCCTATTACATCGTGCCGGACGGCAAGGTCGGCCACGACGCCTATGCGGTGATCAGGGAGACCATCCGCCAGATGGACAAGGTGGCGCTGGCGCGGGTGGTGCTGACCAATCGCGAGCATGTGATCGCGCTGGAAGCCCGCGACAACGGGCTGATGGGCAATCTGCTGCGCTATCCCTATGAGGTGCGCGATGCCGCCGAATATTTCGACGACATTCAGGACGTCAAGATCACCAAGGACATGCTCGACCTGGCC from Rhodopseudomonas sp. BAL398 encodes the following:
- a CDS encoding type II toxin-antitoxin system RelE/ParE family toxin — encoded protein: MTWEVRLHSAFEDEVLTIERDVRVALFAAAKLLADFGPQLGRPHADTLKGSRHANMKELRFEAADGEWRAAFAFDPERNAILLVAGDKSGRSQKRFYKGLIAKADLRFCDHLESLKYAKKGK
- a CDS encoding RadC family protein; this encodes MPAKTDEPAGLAGFADAPHYHGHRERLRERFREAGADALSDYELLEMVLFRALPRRDVKPLAKTLIGKFGSFAEVVHASETRLREVAGLGEAAITELKLIAAAAGRVAKGQLKSRTLLSSWAAVIDYCRTTMAFADREQFRMLFLDKRNQLIADELQQVGTVDHTPVYPREIVKRGLELSATAIILVHNHPTHHF
- a CDS encoding Ku protein, which produces MAPRANWKGFLRLSLVTCPVALYPATSDSEKISFNQINRNTGHRIKYLKVDAETGEEVEADDIIKGYKVDTDTYIEVSADELDSIALESTHTIDIDQFVPRSEIDDLYLIRPYYIVPDGKVGHDAYAVIRETIRQMDKVALARVVLTNREHVIALEARDNGLMGNLLRYPYEVRDAAEYFDDIQDVKITKDMLDLAKHIVEQKSGHFTPDKFEDHYEAALTELINHKRNGETIAAAPRPRGDNVVDLMDALKRSLSGGKPDGSKPGAGKSSSTKPGASKSAATKSAAKSTAKTPKGRKRKTAAGQKEMLLPISGSKASKAETAKKPARHAAKARKAG
- a CDS encoding tyrosine-type recombinase/integrase; its protein translation is MPSLTDGEIRRALKEVEQTGKQVSLVDGEGHGTGRLVLVMKPMPTRVTADWMAQQWRDQKRIKKKLGSYPSMPLSKAREMFNRDFADMIQKGRSIKIAGDTRPGTVADLFEAYVAYLRDAEKSSWKEAEKGLNKIADTLGRNRPARDIEPDEITAIIRPIYERGKRSMADHVRSYIRSAFSWGLKSEHDYRSNSARRFRLVYNPAAGIPTEPKKVGTRWLDEDEFLRLYRWLECPDTPVHPPYTRAVRILMLTGQRVEEIARLHVDQWDAKERVIDWSKTKNGKPHAIPVPTIAAELIESITPNAHGWFFPSATDPSKPVSHGTLYSFMWRQRDREVIPFVTNRDLRRTWKTLAGKAGLSKEIRDRLQNHTLQDVSSKSYDRWNYMPEKRAAMAKWDKFARVLLTKKKSSGALKKAA